From Larus michahellis chromosome 5, bLarMic1.1, whole genome shotgun sequence, the proteins below share one genomic window:
- the ZNF518B gene encoding zinc finger protein 518B, with the protein MQLKKMREILPRLYPGQVNDKNNSLTTSPKQSSEDKTNPSKGDDDQNCCYQGTEAENNKLSLISCIKCRNVQKISMQDIEKHKKPGWNEDKNFICKKCSHITPPAFHFVPEGANGVDFEKLEKKSPSKTQETFKVKNFLPGKYYCDKCRFSTKDPLQYKKHVGQHEEIKFVCSHCNYVSYTKGEFQRHLVKHTGTFPYQCEYCEYGAVRHDYIVKHTRRVHETPTKRLSNTIVNHKQKKPSQSTLFGKQKYGKIPFQNELSNSSSNVVCEIPGKATKTVCSSHDIECSTNTASFQAKTVLEPSEISVCENQSVEVEVYSPKTEPLQPGMPLTVIAPSELVVPSNCLAQIVEIKIVNGAQQLVLKLIPMKEAIYKPVDGAEEECENQGMEQSAEGKRSVSQSELLTMEVNVDKLSSVSNQLNLDSTYDKNSECLCFYDSQLSDCNSVSIQREDASKLCFHLVKGIDVHSGVIELCSPSLVINSTEKKSDLKSSRWEVDGKNLHYDLYCYEEAVDIPPPKYAAVSEEKSSKNISVEAAQEGKNSSFSAVLKQKDTLPLKRNDKECMSLPVSSTETHLAGKGFDKKSVTSSEAGKNFQVTKTPACEDMTSGFRKVKRAETISQKNNLLLESLELQKMENKGNPFEGPVISSVFSLSSGAENVPEDVRWDDTTCNKKSATLLCRKIAQLMSAAESNMKSMPLRCHASSKKVLFPQENSASCEGVVPATELEQPASLSQVRGGSSVIGNEEDGKDQSLTCARTSKSRVTKNSHVATPVFIPKGTMLRVLNATSSQNSNGTEIRSETSAPSVYCNEMFLPRPVPVSVSETLSSNLPCLPNQSEPDAQSRSISLRQRPKREASVKNNNRRTGVPFPKSSDVSKQSKPYSKSQLGPKNKVKQASCRELPKRKTRTQSEASSGSDTLYLLTARRLRLVPLRMNQLIKCPRRNQPVVVLNHPDVDSPEIINVMKTINKYKGQVLKVVLSERTSSFLGVKRYRKRLTLQNVETGNQGKKQNMLKMKLKKTHKNNYQVVETSPADTLQCMFKCWFCGRVYMDQEEWISHGQRHLIEATKGWDVLSLPAKKH; encoded by the coding sequence ATGCAGTtgaaaaaaatgagggaaatttTACCAAGATTGTACCCTGGCCAagttaatgataaaaataattccttaactACATCCCCAAAGCAATCTTCTGAGGATAAAACAAATCCATCAAAAGGGGATGATGACCAAAACTGCTGTTACCAAGGGACTGAGGCTGAGAACAATAAGCTGTCACTGATAAGCTGTATAAAATGCAGAAACGTTCAGAAAATTTCAATGCAAGATATAGAAAAGCATAAGAAGCCTGGGTGGAATGAAGACAAAAATTTCATCTGCAAGAAGTGCAGTCATATTACACCACCAGCTTTCCATTTTGTTCCTGAGGGTGCCAATGGTGTAGACtttgaaaaacttgaaaaaaaatccccaagtaaAACCCAGGAAACGTTTAAAGTTAAAAATTTTCTGCCAGGTAAATACTACTGTGATAAATGTAGATTTTCAACAAAGGATCCTTTACAATATAAAAAGCATGTAGGTcaacatgaagaaattaaatttgtttgtTCCCACTGTAATTACGTATCCTACACCAAAGGAGAATTCCAGAGACATTTGGTGAAACACACTGGAACTTTTCCATATCAGTGTGAATACTGTGAATACGGTGCTGTTAGACATGACTATATAGTAAAACATACCAGAAGAGTACATGAGACACCCACAAAACGGCTGTCAAATACTATTGTAAACCACAAGCAAAAGAAGCCAAGTCAAAGCACTTtatttggaaagcagaaatatGGTAAAATTCCTTTTCAGAATGAACTTTCAAATTCCTCTTCAAACGTGGTTTGTGAGATTCCAGGTAAAGCAACTAAAACAGTCTGTTCGTCTCATGATATAGAATGTAGCACAAACACAGCATCGTTCCAGGCTAAAACAGTATTGGAGCCATCTGAAATAAGCGTGTGTGAGAATCAAAGTGTGGAAGTTGAGGTTTATTCTCCAAAAACAGAGCCTTTACAACCTGGGATGCCTTTAACAGTAATTGCACCGTCTGAACTTGTAGTTCCTTCTAACTGTTTAGCTCAGATAGTAGAGATTAAAATAGTGAATGGAGCACAACAGTTAGTTCTTAAATTAATTCCTATGAAAGAAGCAATTTACAAACCTGTGGACGGTGCTGAAGAGGAATGTGAGAATCAAGGTATGGAACaatctgcagaaggaaaaagatctGTGTCTCAAAGTGAGTTACTAACCATGGAAGTGAATGTAGACAAATTATCCAGTGTTAGTAACCAGCTTAATTTGGATAGTACGTATGACAAGAATTCTGAATGTCTTTGTTTTTATGATTCTCAACTCTCAGACTGTAACTCTGTATCTATACAGAGGGAAGATGCATcgaaattatgttttcatttagtGAAGGGTATTGATGTCCATTCAGGTGTTATAGAACTTTGTTCTCCATCTCTGGTGATAaatagtactgaaaaaaaaagtgatcttaAGTCCTCAAGGTGGGAAGTAGATGGAAAAAACCTACATTACGACTTGTATTGTTATGAAGAAGCTGTGGATATACCTCCTCCAAAATATGCTGCTGTTTCTGAAGAGAAAAGTTCCAAGAACATTTCAGTAGAGGCTGCTCAGGAGGgcaaaaattcctctttttctgcAGTCCTTAAACAAAAGGATACATTGCCTCTAAAGAGGAATGACAAAGAATGTATGAGTCTGCCAGTCAGCTCTACAGAAACACATTTAGCTGGTAAGGGTTTTGATAAAAAATCTGTTACATCTTCTGAAGCAGGAAAAAACTTTCAGGTCACTAAAACTCCAGCTTGTGAGGACATGACTTCTGGCTTTCGCAAAGTAAAGAGAGCTGAAACCATAAGTCAAAAGAACAATCTTCTTCTGGAATCATTAGAACtacagaagatggaaaataaaggaaatcctTTTGAGGGACCTGTTATTTCGTCTGTATTTTCTCTTAGCTCTGGGGCTGAAAACGTTCCAGAGGATGTCAGATGGGATGACACAACATGCAATAAGAAGTCAGCAACATTGCTGTGTAGAAAGATCGCTCAGCTCATGTCTGCTGCTGAATCTAACATGAAATCCATGCCTTTGAGATGTCATGCTTCTAGTAAAAAGGTACTTTTCCCACAAGAAAATTCAGCCAGCTGTGAGGGAGTTGTTCCTGCCACTGAGCTGGAACAGCCTGCGTCTTTGTCTCAAGTGCGTGGTGGAAGCAGTGTGATTGGTAACGAAGAAGACGGTAAAGATCAGTCGCTTACATGTGCAAGAACATCTAAAAGCAGGGTAACTAAAAATTCCCATGTTGCTACTCCAGTGTTTATCCCCAAAGGGACAATGCTGAGAGTGCTGAATGCTACTAGCAGTCAAAACTCAAATGGAACAGAAATCAGGAGTGAAACATCAGCTCCTTCTGTGTATTGCAATGAAATGTTTCTGCCTCGCCCGGTTCCTGTCAGTGTTTCTGAGACGCTTAGCAGTAACTTGCCATGTTTGCCTAATCAGAGTGAACCGGATGCTCAGTCCCGAAGTATATCACTCAGGCAAAGACCAAAGCGAGAAGcaagtgttaaaaataataacagacgAACTGGTGTACCGTTTCCAAAAAGCAGTGATGTGAGTAAGCAAAGCAAACCCTATTCAAAAAGTCAACTAGGTCCTAAAAATAAGGTGAAACAAGCAAGCTGCAGGGAACTTCCTAAGAGGAAAACAAGAACTCAGTCGGAAGCCAGTTCAGGTTCTGACACGTTGTATCTGTTGACAGCGAGACGTCTTCGGCTTGTCCCTCTGAGAATGAATCAACTGATAAAATGCCCTCGTCGTAACCAGCCAGTTGTGGTACTAAACCATCCTGATGTTGACTCGCCAGAGATAATTAATGTCATGAAGACTATCAACAAGTATAAAGGTCAAGTCCTGAAAGTAGTTCTGTCAGAAAGGACAAGTAGTTTTCTTGGTGTCAAACGTTATCGAAAGCGTCTTACTCTTCAGAATGTTGAGACAGGAAaccaaggaaaaaagcagaatatgctaaaaatgaaactgaaaaagacCCATAAAAACAACTACCAGGTGGTGGAAACCTCACCAGCTGATACACTTCAGTGTATGTTTAAGTGTTGGTTTTGTGGAAGAGTATATATGGACCAAGAAGAATGGATAAGTCATGGGCAGAGGCACTTGATAGAGGCAACCAAGGGTTGGGATGTTCTTTCTCTTCCAGCAAAAAAGCATTAA